In Prunus dulcis chromosome 1, ALMONDv2, whole genome shotgun sequence, the following are encoded in one genomic region:
- the LOC117616233 gene encoding protein YIPF6 homolog: MSHSERDTVPLHPSSQSDIDEIENLINASVQSGPTTVLPAKPPSPTRASIPVSSSPFIQSNLPPPAPSASSKQKPPSVPAPPPIPSTNNGPGIVPSGFGSPPNTLTEPVWDTVKRDLSRIVSNLKLVVFPNPYREDPGKALRDWDLWGPFFFIVFLGLTLSWSASVKKSEVFAVAFAVLAAGAVILTLNVLLLGGHIIFFQSLSLLGYCLFPLDIGALICMVKDNVILKVVVVSVTLAWSSWAAYPFMSSAVNPRRKALALYPVFLLYVSVGFLIIAID, translated from the exons ATGTCGCACTCCGAACGCGACACCGTTCCGCTCCACCCTTCCTCCCAATCGGACATCGACGAGATCGAAAACCTAATAAACGCCAGCGTCCAATCGGGCCCCACCACCGTGCTTCCCGCCAAACCCCCAAGTCCGACCCGAGCCTCGATCCCCGTCTCATCCTCGCCGTTCATCCAATCAAACCTCCCGCCGCCAGCTCCTTCTGCCTCCTCCAAACAGAAGCCGCCATCTGTCCCGGCCCCACCGCCCATTCCCTCCACCAACAACGGCCCGGGTATCGTGCCTTCCGGGTTCGGGTCCCCGCCCAACACGCTGACGGAGCCCGTTTGGGACACCGTGAAGCGCGACTTGTCGAGAATTGTGAGCAATTTGAAGCTTGTGGTGTTCCCCAACCCGTATCGTGAGGACCCGGGAAAGGCTCTGAGGGATTGGGATCTCTGGGGacctttcttcttcattgtgTTCTTGGGTCTCACTCTTTCCTGGTCTGCATCTGTCAAAAAG TCTGAGGTTTTTGCTGTTGCTTTTGCTGTGCTTGCTGCCGGTGCTGTAATTTTGACCTTGAATGTGCTCCTACTG GGTGGACACATAATATTCTTCCAGAGCCTGAGTCTTCTGGGTTATTGCTTATTCCCTCTTGACATTGGAGCTCTAATCTGTATGGTAAAGGACAATGTGATATTGAAGGTGGTTGTGGTCAGTGTAACATTGGCTTGGAGTTCTTGGGCTGCATATCCTTTCATGAGTTCAGCAGTCAACCCCAGGAGAAAAGCCCTCGCACTTTACCCTGTTTTCCTACTGTATGTATCTGTTGGTTTTCTCATTATTGCCATCGATTAG